A genome region from Paradevosia shaoguanensis includes the following:
- a CDS encoding MmcQ/YjbR family DNA-binding protein — protein MSIRLRAGFEDFISGLPATSIVRQWGDASVAKVGEKVFALLGFEEPEGRPALVFKVTEFTFDMLTELDGVGQAPYFAKRGWVRVAAGAELSDGDLEAYVVEAHRLVAAKLTRKLQAELGLSELIAAGPRRS, from the coding sequence GTGAGCATAAGGTTGCGGGCCGGGTTCGAGGATTTCATTTCGGGCCTGCCCGCGACCAGCATCGTCCGGCAATGGGGCGATGCCTCCGTGGCCAAGGTGGGCGAGAAGGTCTTCGCCCTCCTCGGCTTCGAAGAGCCGGAAGGCCGGCCGGCTCTGGTCTTCAAGGTCACCGAATTCACATTCGACATGCTGACCGAGCTCGATGGGGTCGGACAGGCACCCTATTTCGCCAAGCGTGGCTGGGTACGGGTAGCTGCCGGCGCCGAGCTTTCCGATGGCGACCTCGAAGCCTATGTGGTCGAGGCGCATCGGCTGGTGGCGGCAAAACTCACGCGAAAACTTCAGGCAGAGCTGGGCCTGTCGGAACTCATCGCGGCAGGACCTCGTAGGTCCTGA